One window of Camelina sativa cultivar DH55 chromosome 4, Cs, whole genome shotgun sequence genomic DNA carries:
- the LOC104780185 gene encoding phenolic glucoside malonyltransferase 2-like, with amino-acid sequence MTLHIIDIARISPAGYSDLLVIPLTFLDLPWLLFHPVKRVFFYKLTEATHEHFHSIILPKLSLSLSLVLRNYLPLSGSITWDQNEPKPSIVVSPNDAVLMTIAETNADFSHLSGYGQRLVSELHSLLPKLPVSNESATAFSTQITLFPNQGISIGVASHHAVLDGKTSSMFIKAWAHICKQQLENVISLPENITPSYDRSLLKDFTGLNEKTIATVRSLREDKTNIRSLTPFPAKELGDDVVLATLVLSRNDVERLREQVKNESPSLHLSTFVVAYAYPWTCYVKARGGSTERSVSLLFVGDFRQRLDPPLPATYFGNCMFPVGSYDHKAAEFTEEKGSFITAVEILSDLVKGFSSRKIETIVKEVADSFHFQRGSTQFGAIAGSTRLGIYESDFGWGRPVKVDIVSIDQGEAISMAERRDESGGVEIGMCLKKTEMDLVESFFNNGLLS; translated from the coding sequence ATGACGCTACACATCATTGACATTGCCCGAATCAGCCCTGCCGGCTACTCGGACTTGCTCGTCATCCCTTTAACGTTCTTGGATCTTCCATGGCTACTCTTTCACCCAGTCAAACGAGTCTTCTTCTACAAACTCACCGAAGCGACCCATGAGCACTTCCACTCCATCATCCTCcctaagctctctctctctctctcccttgtCCTCCGCAACTATCTCCCTCTCTCAGGCAGCATCACTTGGGACCAAAACGAGCCCAAGCCAAGCATAGTCGTATCTccaaacgacgccgttttgatGACCATAGCCGAGACAAACGCTGATTTTTCTCATCTTTCTGGCTATGGACAACGCCTAGTGTCCGAGTTACACAGCTTGCTACCCAAGTTACCGGTTTCAAATGAGTCAGCGACCGCCTTCTCTACACAAATCACGTTGTTCCCGAACCAAGGAATCTCCATTGGTGTAGCATCACACCATGCTGTTTTGGATGGGAAAACATCAAGCATGTTCATCAAAGCTTGGGCTCACATCTGTAAACAGCAACTCGAGAACGTAATCTCTCTGCCCGAGAATATAACTCCATCTTATGATCGGTCATTGTTGAAAGATTTTACGGGACTCAATGAAAAGACGATTGCGACGGTGAGATCTCTCAGAGAGGACAAAACAAACATCAGAAGCTTAACTCCGTTTCCCGCAAAGGAACTCGGAGATGACGTAGTCTTGGCCACGCTCGTGCTCTCTCGCAATGACGTAGAGAGACTTAGAGAGCAAGTCAAGAACGAGTCACCGAGCCTTCACTTGTCGACTTTCGTGGTTGCCTACGCGTACCCGTGGACCTGCTACGTGAAGGCTCGTGGAGGAAGCACAGAAAGGTCCGTGAGTTTACTGTTCGTTGGAGATTTTAGACAGCGGTTGGATCCGCCGCTTCCGGCGACGTACTTCGGAAACTGCATGTTTCCGGTGGGTAGCTACGACCACAAGGCCGCCGAGTTTACTGAAGAGAAGGGATCGTTCATAACGGCAGTTGAGATCCTAAGCGATTTGGTCAAAGGATTTAGTTCAAGAAAGATAGAGACGATCGTGAAGGAGGTAGCGGACAGTTTCCATTTCCAAAGAGGAAGCACACAGTTTGGGGCTATAGCCGGGTCAACCCGGTTGGGAATATACGAGTCGGATTTTGGGTGGGGAAGACCCGTTAAGGTTGATATTGTCTCTATTGACCAAGGAGAGGCGATCTCGATGGCAGAGAGACGTGATGAATCGGGTGGTGTGGAGATAGGAATGTGTTTGAAAAAGACTGAAATGGACTTGGTAGAGTCTTTCTTCAACAATGGTTTACTAAgttaa